The following are encoded together in the Chiloscyllium plagiosum isolate BGI_BamShark_2017 chromosome 1, ASM401019v2, whole genome shotgun sequence genome:
- the st8sia5 gene encoding alpha-2,8-sialyltransferase 8E isoform X3 translates to MTGTYNFTDDGGQKTDSGLNSRYFELREASFEYNSSTCWKLRNEIMEVKILSMVKQSELFDRWKTLQLCKWELNETAANIFKSHLTRCCNAPVYLFTTQKNTPKGIKLKYEVDSSGFIFIDAEVFQLFPKEMPYSRSQFKKCAVIGNGGILKDSRCGNEIDSADFVFRCNLPPISEKYITDVGAKTDIVTINPSIVTERFQKLEKWRRPFYEVLQAYENASVVMPAFYNTRNTDVSFRVKYVLDDFESQQSMFYFHPRYIENVSRFWMRQGLRAKRLSSGLMLVTAAMELCEEVHLYGFWSFSMDPSGFYITHHYYDNVKPRPGFHKMTTEIFNFLHMHSKGILQVHTGTCS, encoded by the exons GTACTTTGAGTTGCGTGAAGCTTCATTTGAATACAACTCCTCAACATGCTGGAAGCTACGGAATGAGATCATGGAGGTGAAGATACTTTCCAT GGTGAAACAGTCTGAACTGTTTGACAGATGGAAGACCCTACAGCTGTGTAAATGGGAATTGAATGAGACTGCAGCCAATATTTTCAA ATCTCATTTGACTCGATGCTGCAATGCACCAGTGTATCTATTTACGACACAGAAGAACACCCCGAAGGGCATTAAACTGAAGTATGAAGTAGACAGCAGTGGCTTCATCTTCATCGATGCTGAAGTCTTCCAGTTGTTTCCGAAG GAAATGCCTTATTCGCGCTCCCAGTTTAAGAAATGTGCAGTGATCGGGAATggaggaatcctgaaggacagtagGTGTGGGAATGAGATTGACTCTGCAGACTTTGTGTTCAG ATGTAATTTGCCACCAATTTCTGAAAAGTATATCACAGATGTTGGAGCGAAGACTGATATTGTGACCATAAATCCGAGTATTGTAACTGAGAG atTCCAAAAATTAGAGAAGTGGAGACGACCATTTTATGAAGTCCTACAAGCCTATGAAAATGCATCAGTGGTTATGCCAGCTTTCTACAACACCCGCAACACAGATGTTTCATTCAGGGTCAAGTATGTCCTGGATGATTTTGAATCTCAACAATCCATGTTCTATTTCCATCCACGATATATTGAGAATGTCTCCCGTTTCTGGATGAGACAGGGGCTGAGAGCCAAACGACTGAGCAGTGGCTTAATGTTGGTGACAGCTGCCATGGAGCTGTGTGAAGAGGTCCATCTCTATGGTTTTTGGTCATTTTCAATGGACCCCTCTGGTTTCTACATCACCCACCATTACTATGACAATGTCAAACCTCGGCCTGGCTTCCACAAGATGACTACTGAGATCTTTAACTTTCTGCACATGCACAGTAAGGGGATTCTCCAAGTCCATACTGGGACTTGTAGCTGA